One window from the genome of Mauremys mutica isolate MM-2020 ecotype Southern chromosome 4, ASM2049712v1, whole genome shotgun sequence encodes:
- the GPR68 gene encoding ovarian cancer G-protein coupled receptor 1, whose translation MHNSTQNGTGNSSTNCTINHSIHQTLSPTIYILVFGVGLPANCLSLYYGYLQIRAKNELGIYLCNLTIADLFYIFSLPFWLQYVLQHDNWTYDANLCKICGILLYENIYISVGFLCCISIDRYLAVVHPFRFYQFRTIKAAVVVSIIIWGKEILMSWFVFQYADTSIDAESHKICFEHYPIKDWEHTINYYRFFGGFLFPFFLLLFSYCGILRVVRKSHGTQKKTKIQIKRLVSSTVIIFLVCFGPYHILLVIRSLFEKNCMFAEKIFNIYHFSLLLTSFNCVADPVLYCFSSESTYQNFVKMRDSGLTCLRCLRTKTQVSYQMKTLETLRKSNSVPAVEEPELLNKLHTVNEMKDSSIVSIDRL comes from the coding sequence ATGCACAATTCGACACAGAATGGGACTGGGAACAGTTCTACTAACTGCACCATTAATCACAGCATACACCAGACTTTATCCCCCACTATATACATACTTGTCTTTGGAGTAGGTCTCCCAGCTAACTGCCTCTCGCTGTACTATGGGTACCTACAGATCAGGGCCAAAAATGAACTGGGGATCTATCTGTGCAATTTGACTATAGCAGACCTGTTCTACATCTTCTCTTTGCCTTTCTGGCTCCAGtacgttttgcagcatgacaaCTGGACCTATGATGCAAATCTGTGCAAAATCTGTGGCATACTCCTGTATGAAAACATCTACATCAGTGTGGGCTTCCTCTGCTGCATCTCCATTGACCGCTATCTAGCAGTGGTACATCCTTTTCGTTTCTATCAGTTTCGGACAATAAAGGCCGCTGTGGTAGTGAGCATCATAATCTGGGGCAAGGAAATTCTGATGAGCTGGTTTGTCTTTCAGTATGCTGATACTAGTATTGATGCAGAGAGTCATAAAATATGCTTTGAACATTATCCCATCAAAGATTGGGAGCACACGATCAATTACTACCGCTTCTTTGGTGGCTTCCTTTTCCCCTTCTTCCTACTGCTCTTTTCTTACTGTGGCATTTTACGAGTTGTCCGCAAGAGCCATGGTACGCAAAAGAAGACAAAAATCCAAATTAAACGTCTGGTTTCAAGCACAGTTATAATTTTCTTGGTTTGCTTTGGACCATACCACATCCTGTTGGTAATTCGCAGCTTGTTTGAGAAGAACTGTATGTTTGCAGAGAAAATCTTTAACATTTACCACTTTTCTCTCTTGTTGACTAGTTTTAACTGTGTTGCTGACCCAGTATTGTACTGCTTTTCCAGTGAGAGCACCTACCAGAATTTTGTCAAAATGAGAGACTCCGGTTTAACATGCCTAAGATGTTTAAGGACTAAAACCCAGGTATCCTACCAGATGAAAACTCTAGAAACCCTCAGAAAAAGCAACAGTGTACCAGCAGTTGAAGAGCCAGAGTTATTAAACAAACTACATACTGTTAATGAAATGAAAGACTCTTCCATTGTCAGTATAGACAGACTTTAG